The following coding sequences lie in one Ostrea edulis chromosome 8, xbOstEdul1.1, whole genome shotgun sequence genomic window:
- the LOC125662557 gene encoding uncharacterized protein LOC125662557 — MDVVFVFLTAITASALALQQPELNYIGKNLDIQITVDENTKYNGDKHRFSLTMTNTGSETIKQDNWSIYFYSFFMIEPGHLPSADGYVLPNYKVKFHHINGCLFSMTPTPDFPDMSANASHFVEFFAQYWTVTRTDIPPNWYVTGPGVKPVNIESTATGKRFVADYSSVGQWKRYRVDQYNPFTAQDRYRRYNVRNFNIHTKMIIPTPKRITFLYLNDLSISDKNAICTPDVSQSCTLLNEKLGIAVNINNNTSTDEQSKRIRLWTNSSIGENPGLYHLYTDVTNETITVIGQSPAAVYYGVQSLLSLVAGSPDNNSISQVLIEDEPRFEHRGMHVDVSRNFRTKEDIIRLMDGMAMYKMNKLHVHLSDDEGWRIEIPGIPELTEVGSNRCHDLDERTCLIPQLGSGGDNTTSGSGHFSVEDFQEILREATKRYIDVIPEIDMPAHMRSAIISMEARYLKHINVNETLAQQYRLLDPNDTSQYTSAQMFNDNAVNPCIESTYAFVEKVVSEIKNMYEGYQPLTYFHFGGDEMASNAWLNSTECKEFAKLDSYYNTTHHLKEYFVRRVANITHRLGLNLAGWEDGLMGDDDIPFDRNSLPNSEIYGNAWQNIWEWKVGGRAYNLANKGYKVVVSHATHLFFDQPQEPDPEEMGLYWSTRFTDAKKAFHFLPDRLYENIAVKRSGEPYTKSESCGENNKRCPPLQRRENIIGMQGQSWGETFMKPEIFDYMVFPRLLSLAERSWHKASWEDMEKPDRDAAAAVDWESFANTVGHKEIQRLHQLGIHYRIAPPGAIVENGYLKVGTEFPGYIVQYSKDNGASWQDIPPEWFFLDNGSLLMRASTKDRTRFSRTIPFHPEEPLSISDQHLVDYIATNLDVKYDIISNLVNDWRNFTAKITMKNSGNRDLLSGNWEIYFYSIRMIQPNDFPYTNGYLLKDCTMKVHHVGGSLFKLTPERQFSLKSRNNIVCNIVAKYWESARTDCMPNWYVGAEGMESKNIESTQNEDLTFVGSFTKPEQYHRYPGDAWSPYTPEVRYDINKAMTVSGSQAKPIIPTPVEVTLQKTTVTVDSSWMVLNSTKYIKEVLLIADLFGIEINNNKPSSKFIEITTAGNINILDNDVTHDEAYWIDITGSSINISVKTVAGVYHAYQSLRSLGKGGNKFPVGIIKDQPRFQYRGMHVDVGRNFHSKEEILKILDAMAMYKLNKFHFHLTEDEGWRLEIPGLPELTEVGSNRCHDLSEDECILPQLGSGSAKDELGSGFYTVAEYKEILQYADDRHIEVIPEFDMPGHCRAGVKAMEARFRKYMKYGNETAAREYLMTDFADSTQYLSVQMFTDNTINVCMNSTTAFINYVIQALKVMHEDIQPLKTYFFGGDETSGAWKESPECQTFLKDSGLKNVGELKKYFARLMSQIADKEGLNLAAWGDGLKEGLTPYNRSEFPTNREIIALNWENVWEWGQGDKAYKLANAGYKVVLGHATHLYFDHPQEPDPEERGFYWATRFTDTRKTFGFTPSNIYYNADKAGNGKPLTHDQICTNNGTCLQLEKPENIIGIQGHAWTETIRTANELQEMVFPRLLALAERAWHKSSWENTANKEERMDQTNVEWTSFAISLVTKELARLENLGIRYRVPVPGARMLDEKLDVNTALPGLTVQYSTNNKQQWKDVNSDTEISGGNVVYLRTRSIDTTRYSRIVSVSTPPETSASSTVRHSIPRVSGVFILCVAYFYSQNFLF, encoded by the exons ATGGATGTTGTTTTTGTCTTCCTCACAGCTATTACAG CATCCGCGTTAGCCTTGCAACAACCTGAGTTAAATTACATCGGTAAAAATCTTGACATACAAATTACGGTggatgaaaatacaaaatataatggCGATAAACATAGATTTAGCCTCACCATGACGAACACCGGAAGCGAGACAATCAAGCAGGACAACTGGTCTATATACTTTTATAGCTTTTTCATGATAGAACCTGGACACCTTCCATCGGCGGATGGCTACGTTTTACCAAACTACAAGGTGAAATTTCATCACATTAATGGATGCTTGTTTAGCATGACTCCAACGCCAGATTTTCCGGACATGTCTGCAAATGCGTCTCATTTTGTAGAGTTTTTTGCACAATATTGGACTGTTACGAGAACAGACATACCTCCTAACTGGTATGTAACGGGACCCGGGGTGAAACCAGTTAACATCGAATCAACAGCGACAGGGAAACGATTTGTTGCTGATTATTCATCTGTTGGTCAGTGGAAGAGGTACCGCGTGGATCAATATAACCCTTTCACTGCTCAGGATCGATACAGAAGATACAACGTCCGGAATTTCAATATTCATACCAAAATGATTATCCCTACGCCAAAACGAATTACATTTCTGTATCTTAATGACTTAAGTATCAGTGATAAAAATGCCATTTGCACTCCTGATGTATCGCAGAGTTGCACACTTCTAAATG AAAAACTAGGAATAGcagtaaatataaataacaatacGAGTACAGACGAACAAAGCAAGCGGATCCGATTATGGACAAATTCATCCATTGGGGAAAATCCGGGTCTTTACCACCTCTACACTGATGTAACTAATGAAACAATTACAGTGATTGGTCAATCACCTGCCGCCGTATATTACGGTGTCCAATCGCTTCTCAGCTTAGTAGCCGGTTCTCCTGATAATaatagtatctcacaagtgttGATTGAAGATGAGCCTCGTTTTGAACACCGGGGTATGCACGTTGATGTGTCCCGGAACTTCCGAACAAAAGAAGACATAATCAGATTGATGGATGGAATGGCGATGTACAAAATGAACAAATTACACGTACATCTGTCGGACGACGAAGGATGGCGGATAGAGATCCCGGGTATACCGGAACTGACGGAG GTTGGATCAAACAGATGCCATGATCTAGACGAGAGGACCTGTTTGATACCACAGCTGGGATCAGGGGGAGACAATACCACTTCCGGTTCCGGGCATTTCTCGGTAGAGGATTTTCAAGAAATTCTTCGAGAAGCCACTAAACGTTACATCGATGTTATACCTGAAATCGACATGCCCGCCCACATGCGCTCTGCCATAATATCCATGGAGGCAAGATATCTTAAGCATATTAATGTCAACGAAACGCTTGCACAACAGTACAGACTCTTAGACCCAAATGACACCAGCCAATATACATCCGCCCAGATGTTTAACGACAATGCAGTGAACCCctgtatcgaatcgacatacgcATTCGTTGAAAAAGTCGTGTCTGAAATCAAGAACATGTATGAAGGATACCAGCCGCTGACGTATTTTCATTTTGGTGGAGATGAAATGGCTTCCAATGCATGGCTAAATTCGACAGAATGTAAAGAATTTGCAAAGTTAGATTCTTATTATAATACGACACACCATTTAAAGGAATATTTTGTAAGACGAGTAGCGAACATCACGCATCGACTGGGACTGAATCTAGCTGGATGGGAAGATGGTTTAATGGGTGATGATGACATTCCGTTCGACAGAAATTCGTTACCTAATTCCGAAATATACGGAAATGCTTGGCAGAACATATGGGAATGGAAGGTGGGAGGACGGGCGTACAACCTCGCTAACAAAGGATATAAG GTAGTAGTGTCTCATGCAACACATCTCTTCTTCGATCAACCCCAAGAACCAGACCCTGAGGAGATGGGGTTGTACTGGTCAACACGGTTCACGGACGCCAAGAAGGCATTCCATTTCTTGCCAGACAGACTATACGAAAATATTGCAGTCAAGCGATCTGGTGAGCCGTACACCAAGTCCGAGTCGTGTGGGGAAAACAACAAAAGGTGTCCTCCATTGCAACGTAGAGAAAACATAATTG GCATGCAGGGTCAGTCTTGGGGCGAAACATTCATGAAACCGGAGATATTTGACTACATGGTATTTCCCAGACTTCTATCATTGGCTGAACGGTCTTGGCATAAAGCATCTTGGGAAGACATGGAGAAACCAGACAGAGACGCTGCCGCAGCCGTGGACTGGGAATCGTTCGCTAACACAGTCGGTCACAAAGAGATACAAAGACTTCACCAGCTAGGGATACATTACAGAATAGCGCCACCTGGTGCCAT TGTGGAGAATGGATACCTGAAGGTAGGGACTGAATTTCCTGGATATATCGTGCAGTACAGTAAAGACAACGGAGCTTCCTGGCAGGACATCCCACCTGAATGGTTCTTCCTGGATAACGGAAGTTTACTCATGCGGGCGAG CACAAAGGACAGGACACGATTTAGCAGAACCATTCCATTTCACCCAG AGGAACCTCTGTCAATATCGGATCAACACCTCGTGGATTATATAGCTACAAACCTCGATGTGAAATATGATATCATCAGTAATTTAGTTAATGATTGGCGGAATTTTACCGCCAAAATTACGATGAAAAATTCTGGTAATCGGGACCTATTGTCAGGAAATTGGGAAATATACTTTTACTCGATACGAATGATCCAGCCTAATGATTTTCCTTACACAAATGGATATTTGCTAAAAGATTGTACCATGAAGGTACATCATGTGGGTGGGAGTTTATTCAAACTAACTCCCGAACGACAGTTTTCTTTGAAGAGTAGAAATAACATAGTTTGCAACATTGTGGCGAAATACTGGGAGTCCGCTAGGACAGACTGCATGCCCAACTGGTATGTAGGTGCCGAGGGAATGGAGTCTAAAAATATCGAGTCAACTCAAAACGAGGATTTGACCTTCGTTGGATCTTTCACTAAGCCGGAACAGTATCACCGTTATCCGGGAGACGCTTGGAGTCCATACACACCGGAAGTGAGATACGATATCAATAAAGCAATGACAGTTTCCGGAAGTCAGGCAAAACCGATCATTCCTACCCCTGTAGAAGTGACGTTACAGAAAACAACGGTGACTGTGGATTCCTCGTGGATGGTTTTGAATTCTACGAAATATATTAAGGAGGTTCTGCTCATAGCAG ATTTATTTGGCATcgaaataaacaacaacaagcCATCATCCAAATTTATAGAAATCACAACGGCGGGTAATATTAATATTCTGGACAATGACGTCACCCATGACGAAGCCTATTGGATCGATATCACCGGCTCTTCTATCAATATTTCTGTTAAAACCGTGGCGGGAGTTTATCATGCATATCAGTCATTACGGAGCTTGGGAAAGGGAGGAAATAAATTTCCGGTCGGTATTATCAAAGACCAGCCTCGGTTCCAATATCGGGGGATGCACGTTGACGTCGGACGTAACTTTCATTCAAAGGAGGAAATCCTCAAAATCCTCGACGCCATGGCTATGTACAAGTTAAACAAGTTCCACTTCCACCTGACGGAGGATGAGGGTTGGCGGTTAGAGATTCCTGGTCTTCCAGAACTCACAGAG GTTGGTTCGAACCGGTGCCATGATCTGAGTGAGGACGAATGCATACTTCCTCAGCTGGGATCCGGGTCAGCAAAAGACGAACTGGGTTCCGGGTTTTACACGGTAGCCgaatataaagaaatattacaatatgcTGATGACCGTCATATTGAAGTCATTCCGGAATTTGATATGCCTGGGCATTGTCGCGCAGGCGTAAAGGCAATGGAAGCCAGATTCCGGAAGTACATGAAATATGGAAACGAGACTGCTGCGAGGGAATACCTGATGACAGATTTCGCTGACTCAACACAATACCTGTCTGTTCAGATGTTCACAGACAACACCATCAATGTCTGCATGAATTCTACCACAGCGTTCATTAATTACGTTATCCAAGCACTGAAGGTCATGCATGAGGATATACAGCCTCTTAAAACTTACTTTTTCGGAG GGGACGAGACTTCGGGAGCATGGAAAGAATCTCCTGAATGTCAGACGTTCTTAAAAGATTCCGGACTGAAAAATGTGGGGGAACTCAAAAAATATTTCGCTCGTCTTATGTCCCAAATAGCGGACAAGGAGGGCCTAAACCTGGCGGCGTGGGGCGACGGGCTGAAGGAGGGGCTCACACCTTACAATCGATCAGAATTCCCCACCAACAG GGAGATAATTGCGCTTAACTGGGAGAACGTCTGGGAATGGGGACAGGGAGACAAGGCTTACAAACTCGCCAACGCTGGATACAAG GTTGTGCTCGGGCACGCAACTCATCTGTATTTTGACCACCCACAAGAACCTGACCCTGAGGAGAGAGGTTTCTACTGGGCTACAAGATTCACTGACACCCGGAAGACTTTTGGTTTTACCCCTAGCAATATTTACTATAACGCCGACAAGGCCGGGAATGGAAAACCTCTTACCCACGATCAGATATGTACAAAcaatggaacttgtttacaaTTGGAAAAACCAGAAAATATTATag GAATACAGGGTCATGCATGGACAGAGACAATTCGGACGGCAAACGAACTGCAAGAAATGGTATTTCCTCGTCTTTTAGCCTTAGCAGAGAGGGCGTGGCATAAATCGTCATGGGAAAATACCGCGAATAAAGAGGAGCGGATGGACCAGACAAACGTTGAGTGGACATCATTTGCGATATCATTAGTAACTAAGGAGCTTGCACGATTAGAAAATCTTGGAATTAGATATCGAGTTCCTGTTCCTGGGGCGAG GATGTTAGATGAGAAATTAGATGTAAACACGGCACTTCCTGGTTTAACCGTTCAGTATAGTACAAACAATAAGCAACAATGGAAGGACGTAAATTCCGATACAGAGATTTCTGGGGGAAATGTCGTATATCTGAGAACAAG GTCTATAGATACCACTCGGTACAGTAGGATTGTTTCGGTATCGACGCCGCCGGAAACATCAGCCTCATCTACCGTACGTCATTCTATACCACGTGTTTCCGGTGTTTTCATTTTATGTGTTGCCTATTTCTACAGTCAGAACTTTTTGttttaa